From a region of the Agromyces ramosus genome:
- a CDS encoding S8 family serine peptidase, translating into MTRSARRPLATVAKAAAAVVAASFVALAGAAPASADIVRDYEYWLGDYGFTTAWNTSRGEGVTVAIIDTGVNGAVAELAGVVIGGTDVSGVGTPDGQTPVGEDDTHGTMVASLLAGRGTGDGNGVIGVAPEADLLTVSVAFGEDLGVEKSNDDQIAEAVVWAVDNGADVINMSLTRNTRDWPESWDDAFMYAFEHDVVVVAAAGNRAGGTTEVGAPATIPGVLTVAGVDKEKNASFDASSQGITIGVAAPSEDLVGVQPDGKTYVWSGTSGAAPLVSGLVALVRSEYPDLDAANVIERVIRTADPNGHEVPSPLYGNGLIDPVAALTAEVPEIDPDTLVDGLAAWITLHRRADAAEEDPSTETPVVVPIADPPLPRSDGAQTLLPTQWTLAYITVPLSLVAGFGTLAALLGIGATRHTRRTVRTREQ; encoded by the coding sequence ATGACCCGCTCCGCCCGACGCCCGCTCGCGACGGTCGCGAAGGCCGCCGCGGCGGTCGTCGCGGCGAGCTTCGTCGCGCTCGCCGGAGCCGCACCGGCAAGCGCCGACATCGTGCGCGACTACGAGTACTGGCTCGGCGACTACGGCTTCACCACGGCGTGGAACACCTCGCGAGGCGAAGGCGTGACCGTGGCGATCATCGACACGGGAGTCAACGGCGCCGTCGCCGAGCTGGCGGGCGTCGTGATCGGCGGCACGGATGTCTCGGGCGTCGGCACGCCCGACGGCCAGACACCGGTCGGTGAAGACGACACGCACGGCACGATGGTCGCGTCCCTGCTCGCCGGACGCGGAACCGGCGACGGCAACGGCGTCATCGGCGTCGCGCCCGAGGCCGACCTGCTCACGGTGTCGGTCGCATTCGGCGAAGACCTCGGGGTCGAGAAGTCGAACGACGACCAGATCGCCGAGGCCGTGGTGTGGGCCGTCGACAACGGCGCCGACGTCATCAACATGTCGCTGACGCGCAACACACGCGACTGGCCCGAGAGCTGGGACGACGCGTTCATGTACGCGTTCGAGCACGACGTCGTGGTCGTCGCGGCGGCGGGCAACCGCGCCGGCGGGACGACGGAGGTCGGCGCGCCGGCCACGATCCCGGGCGTGCTGACCGTGGCCGGCGTCGACAAGGAGAAGAACGCGAGCTTCGACGCGAGCTCGCAGGGCATCACGATCGGCGTGGCGGCCCCCAGCGAAGACCTCGTGGGCGTCCAGCCCGACGGCAAGACCTACGTGTGGAGCGGCACGAGCGGCGCCGCGCCGCTGGTGTCGGGGCTCGTCGCGCTCGTGCGCTCGGAGTACCCCGACCTCGACGCCGCGAACGTGATCGAGCGCGTCATCCGCACGGCCGATCCGAACGGCCACGAGGTGCCGAGCCCGCTCTATGGCAACGGGCTCATCGACCCGGTGGCGGCGCTCACCGCAGAGGTCCCCGAGATCGACCCCGACACCCTCGTCGACGGGCTGGCCGCGTGGATCACCCTGCATCGGCGAGCGGATGCAGCGGAAGAAGACCCATCGACCGAGACGCCCGTCGTCGTGCCGATCGCCGACCCGCCGCTGCCGAGATCCGATGGCGCCCAGACCCTGTTGCCGACGCAGTGGACGCTCGCGTACATTACGGTGCCGCTCTCGCTCGTCGCAGGGTTTGGTACGCTAGCAGCGCTGTTGGGCATCGGCGCCACTCGGCATACCAGGCGGACTGTCCGCACTCGCGAGCAGTGA
- a CDS encoding DUF501 domain-containing protein, with protein MSRPPFEPVTERDIRIVSAQLGRPARDVVGIPARCVCGAPTVVATAPRLSDGTPFPTFYYLSHPVATAAMSFLEAAQLMVECTELLADDPETAASYERAHRDYLADRESIAVVPELAGISAGGMPTRVKCLHALAAHALAAGPGENPIGDIALQRSTWSPSVCRCPDYGVDDEVPSA; from the coding sequence ATGAGCCGCCCGCCGTTCGAGCCGGTGACCGAGCGGGACATCCGCATCGTCTCGGCGCAGCTCGGTCGCCCGGCCCGCGACGTGGTGGGAATCCCGGCCCGCTGCGTGTGCGGCGCGCCCACCGTGGTGGCCACCGCGCCGCGCCTGTCCGACGGAACGCCGTTCCCCACGTTCTACTACCTGTCGCACCCGGTGGCGACGGCGGCGATGTCGTTCCTCGAGGCGGCGCAGCTGATGGTGGAGTGCACCGAGCTGCTGGCCGACGACCCCGAGACCGCGGCGTCGTATGAGCGCGCGCACCGCGACTACCTCGCCGACCGCGAGTCGATCGCCGTGGTCCCCGAGCTCGCCGGCATCTCCGCAGGCGGCATGCCGACCCGCGTGAAGTGCTTGCATGCGCTCGCCGCGCATGCGCTCGCGGCCGGTCCGGGCGAGAACCCGATCGGCGACATCGCGCTCCAGCGCTCGACCTGGTCGCCCTCGGTGTGCAGGTGCCCCGACTACGGCGTCGACGACGAGGTGCCGTCCGCATGA
- a CDS encoding FtsB family cell division protein: protein MRDDPARPGRAPRRPANPSAARAKAGTAKSATGRGADAKASSATSARASRANAKATAKAASTGKAAAVRSGWLSGIRFSGFSLIMMGVLVLAVIVLAPTIAAFAQQRQQIAELRAAVSTQEEEVQRLRDERERWNDETFIVTQARERLYYVMPGEVSYLVIDDRTAAAKADATTEVSAEVTESKGDWMRTLLDSVMTAGLAPEATAPTDPAGAPATGGAE from the coding sequence ATGCGCGACGATCCCGCACGCCCCGGCCGGGCGCCACGGCGCCCCGCAAACCCATCCGCCGCCCGGGCGAAGGCCGGCACGGCGAAGTCCGCCACGGGCAGGGGCGCCGACGCGAAGGCGAGTTCCGCGACATCCGCACGAGCCTCACGCGCGAACGCGAAGGCGACGGCGAAGGCGGCGAGCACGGGCAAGGCGGCGGCCGTGCGGTCGGGCTGGCTCAGCGGCATCCGATTCTCAGGTTTCTCGCTCATCATGATGGGGGTGCTCGTACTCGCCGTGATCGTGCTCGCACCGACGATCGCGGCGTTCGCGCAGCAACGACAGCAGATCGCGGAGCTCCGCGCCGCCGTCTCCACGCAGGAGGAGGAGGTGCAGCGCCTCCGCGACGAGCGTGAACGCTGGAATGACGAGACGTTCATCGTGACCCAGGCGCGCGAGCGCCTCTATTACGTGATGCCGGGCGAGGTCAGCTACCTCGTCATCGACGACCGCACCGCGGCGGCGAAGGCCGATGCCACCACCGAGGTCTCCGCCGAGGTGACCGAATCGAAGGGCGACTGGATGCGCACCCTGCTCGACTCCGTGATGACCGCGGGTCTGGCGCCCGAGGCGACGGCGCCGACCGATCCCGCCGGTGCGCCGGCCACCGGGGGTGCCGAATGA
- the eno gene encoding phosphopyruvate hydratase: MAFIEAVGAREILDSRGNPTVEVEVLLDDGTLARAAVPSGASTGAFEAYELRDGDNDRYLGKGVQKAVDAVLDELGPAIEDLDAADQRLVDAALIEADGTENKSRLGANAILGVSLATAKAAADAADLPLFRYLGGPNAHVLPVPMMNIINGGAHADTGVDIQEFMVLPIGASTYSEGLRWGVETYHALKSLLKSNGLSTGLGDEGGFAPDFATNRAALDFIAEAIGKAGFTLGTDIALGLDVAATEFFENGVYRFEGQDRTSAQMNAYYAELADAYPLISIEDPLAEDDWEGWAALTAELGTKLQLVGDDLFVTNPKRLADGIAKHAGNSILVKVNQIGTLTETLDAVSLAQRSGYTAVMSHRSGETEDTTIADLAVATNCGQIKTGAPARSERVAKYNQLLRIEEELGEAAVYAGRTAFPRYTA, from the coding sequence GTGGCATTCATCGAAGCTGTAGGCGCCCGCGAGATCCTGGATTCTCGCGGCAACCCGACCGTCGAGGTCGAGGTGCTCCTCGACGACGGCACCCTCGCCCGTGCGGCTGTGCCCTCCGGCGCGTCCACCGGTGCGTTCGAGGCGTACGAGCTGCGCGACGGCGATAACGACCGCTACCTCGGCAAGGGTGTGCAGAAGGCCGTCGACGCCGTGCTCGACGAGCTCGGCCCAGCCATCGAAGACCTGGATGCCGCAGACCAGCGCCTCGTCGATGCCGCCCTCATCGAGGCCGACGGTACCGAGAACAAGAGCCGCCTCGGCGCGAACGCCATCCTCGGCGTGAGCCTCGCCACCGCGAAGGCCGCCGCCGACGCCGCCGACCTTCCGCTGTTCCGCTACCTCGGCGGCCCGAACGCCCACGTGCTGCCGGTGCCGATGATGAACATCATCAACGGTGGTGCGCACGCCGACACGGGCGTCGACATCCAGGAGTTCATGGTCCTGCCGATCGGCGCGTCCACGTACTCCGAGGGCCTTCGCTGGGGCGTCGAGACCTACCACGCACTGAAGAGCCTGCTGAAGTCGAATGGCCTGTCGACCGGTCTCGGCGACGAGGGCGGCTTCGCCCCCGACTTCGCGACGAACCGCGCCGCGCTCGACTTCATCGCCGAGGCGATCGGCAAGGCCGGCTTCACCCTCGGCACCGACATCGCGCTCGGCCTGGATGTCGCGGCGACCGAGTTCTTCGAGAACGGCGTCTACCGCTTCGAGGGCCAGGACCGCACCTCGGCGCAGATGAACGCGTACTACGCCGAGCTCGCCGACGCATACCCCCTCATCTCCATCGAGGACCCGCTGGCCGAAGACGACTGGGAAGGCTGGGCGGCGCTCACCGCCGAGCTCGGCACCAAGCTCCAGCTCGTCGGCGACGACCTGTTCGTCACCAACCCGAAGCGCCTCGCCGACGGCATCGCGAAGCACGCGGGCAACTCGATCCTCGTGAAGGTCAACCAGATCGGCACCCTCACCGAGACGCTCGACGCGGTCTCCCTCGCGCAGCGCTCCGGCTACACCGCCGTCATGTCGCACCGCTCCGGCGAGACCGAAGACACGACGATCGCCGACCTCGCCGTCGCGACCAACTGCGGCCAGATCAAGACGGGCGCGCCCGCGAGGAGCGAGCGAGTCGCCAAGTACAATCAGCTTCTGAGGATCGAAGAAGAACTCGGTGAGGCCGCGGTGTACGCCGGCCGCACGGCGTTCCCCCGCTACACGGCGTAG